In Streptomyces sannanensis, the DNA window GGCGGCCCGCTGGGCACGGGGCGGCTCGCCGAGTTCGGGCCGGTGTGGTGGCGGACGGGCGTTGCCGCGCTGGCCTGGATGGCGGTGCTCGCGGTGCCGGGGGCGGTCACGGTGCGGGCGTGGCGGCTGCGGGGCATCGAGCCGGTGCGGCGCGGAAAGCGCGCGCGGCACCGGGCACCGGCACGGCACCGTATGCCAAGGCTCGTACGCGTACCGGCGCCCGAGCCGAGCCACGAGGCGTACGAGTTCCTGCCGTCGGACGCTCCCGGTACCCGGCCCGGCGGACCGCCTACTGCCTGACGCCGATCGCCGGGCGCAGCCACTCCGGCAGCATCTGGTTGCAGGACACCTGGGCGGTCTTGGTCAGCGAATCGTCCACGCACGTGTAGAAGTCGCGGTACACGATCTGGGTGGTGTACGCCGTTGCCACCATCATCAGGGCGAGGGACGCCGTCACCAGTCCGCTCACCGCCGCCGTGCGCTGCGGCTTGCCGGCCTGGGGGTTTCCGTCCGGCCGCGGCTTCGGCGTGGCGCGCAGCGAACTGATGCCCCAGTACAGCGCCAGGGAGCCGAGCAGCAGCGCGATCGCGATCTGGCCGAAGAGCGCGAAGAAGAACGCCCACATGCCGGAGAGCAGGGCGTAGCGGGCGCGTCGCTGGACGGGGTCCGTGGGATCCCAGCGCAGACCGCTGCCCGGGCCGCCCGGGCCCTCGGGGCCGCCCTGGCCGCCGGGCCGGCCGCCGAAGCCGCCGGGGGCGCGGCCGGGCTGGCGGCTGCTCCACTGGCTGCCCCACACGGGCCTGTCCTCGGGGGTGTTCCCGCCGTCGCCGGGGGAGCCTGCGGAGTCCGGGGAACCCTCACCGTCCCCGGAGCCGCCGTTCGCCGGCCTGCGCGGCTGCCACGGCTGGTCGGGCCTGCCCTCCGGCGGCGGCGCGAACGGATTGTCGCTCCCCCAGCCATCGGAGCCGGAGGCCCCGGTGGACGAGGACGACCGCTCCCGCAGCACCGGTGCGCCCGCGGGACGGGCGAACGGGAGAGGGCGGAGGGCCGCGCGGCGGCGTCGGTCCGGCATGTGGTGAACGTCATCCCCTCGGACCCGGTGCGCGAGGCGCACGCCGGTCTTGTGTCGTCTCTGGCCCGTCCGGGAACAGGCCCTCTGCCCCAGACGCTACCTCCCGGCCCGGCCCCCGTCCCGTGGGGGCCGTTGGGAGTGCCGGTATCGTTGCTGACGGTCGGCGCATTCGTAGAGTTCCCCGTATCGGGGGGCGCAATTCATTCGTACGACCGCACAAGACGCAGCACCCCCGCGAGAAAGAGACCCCTGTGGCCTCCCCGCCCTCCTCCGCCCGCCCGGCCCGCATCGTGGTGCTGGTCTCCGGCTCCGGTACGAATCTCCAGGCTTTGCTCGACGCCATCGCCGCGGACCCGGACGGTTTCGGTGCCCGGATCGTCGCGGTCGGCGCCGACCGCGACGACATCACCGGTCTCGAGCGCGCCACGCGCGCCGGACTGCCCACCTTTGTCTGCAAGGTCACGGACTACGGCAGCCGCGCGGAGTGGGACGCGGCGCTGGCCGAGGCCGTCTCGGCCTACGAACCCGATCTGGTCGTCTCGGCCGGCTTCATGAAGATCGTGGGCCAGGAGTTCCTCGCACGCTTCGGCGGGCGGACCGTGAACACCCACCCCGCCCTGCTGCCCAGCTTCCCCGGGGCCCATGGCGTGCGCGACGCGCTCGCGTACGGCGCGAAGGTCACCGGGTGCACCGTTCACTTCGTCGACGACGGCGTCGACACCGGCCCGATCATCGCGCAGGGCGTGGTCGAGGTACGGGACGAGGACGACGAAGCCGCTCTCCATGAGCGCATCAAGGAAGTCGAGCGCACGCTGCTCGTCGAGGTCGTGGGTCGGCTGGCCCGCGACGGTTATCGCATCGAGGGACGAAAGGTTCATGTCGGTGAATAAAGAGGGGTCCGTGACCGCCGAAGGCAACAAGCGCCCCATCCGCCGCGCTCTGGTCAGCGTCTACGACAAGACGGGCCTGGAGGAGCTGGCCCGGGGCCTGCACGAGGCGGGCGTCCAGCTCGTGTCGACCGGTTCCACCGCCGGGAGGATCGCGGCCGCCGGGGTACCGGTCACCAAGGTCGAGGAGCTCACCGGCTTCCCCGAGTGCCTGGACGGCCGGGTCAAGACGCTGCACCCGCGCGTGCACGCCGGCATCCTCGCCGACCTGCGCCTCGAATCGCACCGCGCGCAGCTCGCCGAGCTGGGCGTCGAGCCGTTCGACCTGGTGGTCGTGAACCTCTACCCGTTCCGGGAGACCGTCGCCTCCGGCGCCACCCCCGACGAGTGCGTCGAGCAGATCGACATCGGCGGCCCGTCGATGGTCCGCGCCGCCGCCAAGAACCACCCCTCGGTCGCGATCGTCACCAGCCCCGAGCGGTACGCCGACGTCATCGCCGCGGTCAAGGACGGCGGCTTCGACCTGGCCACCCGCAAGCGACTGGCCGCGGAGGCGTTCCAGCACACCGCCGCCTACGACGTGGCGGTGGCCTCCTGGTTCGCCGGCGAGTACGCCCCGGCCGACGAGTCGTCGTTCCCCGACTTCCTGGGTGCCACGTTCGAGCGCAAGAACGTGCTCCGCTACGGCGAGAACCCCCACCAGGGCGCCGCGCTGTACGTGAACGGCCAGGGCGGGCTCGCCGAGGCCGAGCAGCTGCACGGCAAGGAGATGTCCTTCAACAACTACACGGACACCGAGGCCGCGCGCCGCGCCGCGTACGACCACTCCGAGCCCGCCGTGGCGATCATCAAGCACGCCAACCCGTGCGGCATCGCGACCGGCGCGGACGTCGCCGAGGCCCACCGCAAGGCGCACGCCTGCGACCCGCTGTCCGCCTTCGGCGGTGTGATCGCCGTCAACCGCCCGGTGTCCGTCGCCATGGCCGAGCAGGTCGCCGAGATCTTCACCGAGGTCATCGTGGCCCCGGACTACGAGGACGGCGCGGTCGAGATCCTCGCCCGCAAGAAGAACATCCGCGTGCTGCGCTGCCCCGAGGCCCCGGCCGCCCCGGTCGAGGTCAAGCCGATCGACGGCGGTGCGCTGCTCCAGGTCACCGACCGCCTCCAGGCCGCGGGCGACGACCCGGCCAACTGGACCCTGGCCACCGGTGAGGCGCTCGGCGCCGAGGAGCTCGCCGAGCTGGCCTTCGCGTGGAAGGCCTGCCGGGCCGTCAAGTCCAACGCGATCCTGCTCGCCAAGGACGGCGCCTCGGTCGGCGTCGGCATGGGCCAGGTCAACCGCGTCGACTCGGCGAAGCTCGCCGTGGAGCGCGCGGGCGCGGAGCGTGCGCAGGGCTCGTACGCCGCCTCCGACGCCTTCTTCCCGTTCCCGGACGGGCTGCAGATCCTGATCGACGCCGGCGTCAGGGCCGTGGTCCAGCCGGGCGGCTCGGTCCGCGACGAGCTGGTCGTCGAGGCCGCGCAGAAGGCGGGCGTGACCATGTACTTCACGGGTACGCGCCACTTCTTCCACTGACACATGACGGAATGACGGAAGGCCGCGCCCCGCGGAATGCGGGGCGCGGCCTTCCGCCGTGCGTTCTGCCCTTACTTCTTGATCACCAGGGTGCCGGCGGCACGGTCGTGCCAGCCCTGCAGCTTCCCGGAGTTGTCGAAGAACGGCGACAGGTAGACCAGGATCATGCCGATGTAGCAGAGGAAGGCGCCCACGATCGGGATGATCCAGCGGATGAAGCCGCCGCCGACGCCCGGGACCTGACCGGTGTTCTCCTTGACGACCTTCAGGCCCAGCGCCATCTTGCCGAGGGTGGCACCGGCGAAGGCGATCATCAGCCACTCGTACAGCAGCGTGACGAGGAAGAAGATGAGCATCATGCCGAAGAACGTGGCGATGATGCCGCCGGCCGCGTCGTCGATGCAGCTCTGGTAGCCCGGGTCCATGTAGTCGCCGCAGTCGTCGGCGCTCTTGGCGAGGCCGAACACGCCCGCGACGCCGATGGCGCTCAGGATGAAGTACAGGACGCCGATGGCCACGGCGTCGATCAGACGCGCACCGAGGCGGCGGCCCATCGTCGCGACCTGAACGGTGCCCAGACCCGCCACGTTGATGTAGCCGTTGTTCGCCTGCAGCGTGCCCGGCGCCTGAGGCGGGACCGCGCCGTACGGCTGGCCCGGCTGCTGCGGGTAGCCGTAGCCGGGCTGCGGCGGGACGCCCGGCTGCTGCGGGACGCCGGGCTGCTGCTGGGGGTAGCCGTAGCCGGGCTGGCCGCCCTGCTGGGGCTGCTGCCCATAGGGGTTGTTCGGGTCGCCGAAGCTCATCTGGGGACTTCCTCCGTTGTGCGGGGACGACGCGGCCACGCGGAGGAAACATGGAACTGATGCGGTCCGCCCCCCGGCAGTGCCCGCGGCACTGTGCCGATCATCGTTATAAAAGTCTTGTAAGTTTGTCCAGCCGGTAACTCGATGTGTTGTCCAAGTGCAACCTGGGTGAGCGGTGATCACGGTGCCGGTGCCCGGATTGGAACCGGGGCGGGTCCATCCGGGAGGATGGCGTCATGACCGCCCAGATTCTCGATGGCAAGGCCACAGCAGCCGCGATCAAGTCCGATCTGACCGCCCGCGTGGCGGCCCTCAAGGCCAAGGGCATCACCCCGGGCCTCGGCACCGTCCTGGTCGGTGACGACCCCGGCAGCCACAAGTACGTCGCCGGCAAGCACCGCGACTGCGCGGAGGTCGGTATCGCCTCCATCCAGCGCGAACTGCCCGCCACCGCCACGCAGGAGGAGATCGAGGCGGTCGTACGGGAGCTGAACGACGACCCGGAGTGCACCGGGTACATCGTGCAGCTGCCGCTGCCCAAGGGCATCGACGAGAACCGGATCCTGGAGCTGATGGACCCGGCGAAGGACGCCGACGGACTGCACCCCACGAACCTCGGCCGACTCGTCCTGAACGAGCCCGCCCCGCTGCCCTGCACGCCGTTCGGCATCGTCCAGCTGCTGCGCCGCTACGGAGTCGAACTCAACGGCGCCGAGGTCGTCGTGGTCGGCCGCGGCACCACCATCGGCCGGCCGATGCCGCTGCTGCTCACGCGCCGCTCCGAGAACTCCACGGTGACCCAGTGCCACACCGGCACCCGGGACCTGTCCGCGCACCTGCGCCGGGCCGACATCATCGTCGCCGCGGCCGGTGTGCCGCACATCGTCAAGCCCGAGGACGTCAAGCCGGGCGCGGCCGTCCTCGACGTCGGCGTCAGCCGTGACGAGAACGGCAAGATCGTCGGCGATGTCCACCCCGGTGTCGCGGAGGTCGCCGGCTGGCTCTCCCCGAACCCGGGCGGCGTCGGCCCGATGACGCGGGCCCAGCTCCTCGTCAATGTCGTCGAGGCGGCCGAGCGAGCCGCCGCGGCGAGCTGACCGACCGGAAAGGGCGAGCGCATGGCCGTACGGCCGAACGACGGAATCGGCACCGAAGCCGGTTCGAACGGGAGCGTTCCGGCACGCGGCGGCAGCCACGGCGCCGGTGACGCCGACGTGAACGGCACCGCGGCCGCCGGCGCCGACGGCCGCGACGCCACGGCGCTCGCCGCCTCCGGCGCGACCGCACACGAGGCCGCACCGGCCGTCGCGGGCCGGGACGGCCGTACGGCCACCTCGCGCGGCGGTGACGCCGCGCGAGGCACCAGCGCGGAAACGGGCGGCGCCGGGCCCGCGGCGCGGACGTCGCGGCGCTTCCAGGTCGTCACCCAGGACACCGCACGCCCCGAGGGCGGAGGGCGGGCCGCTCCCGGGGACGCGCCGGCCCCCGCGCGTCAGTGGCCGCTGCTCACCGTGATCGGCGTCGCCGGGGCCGGGCTGCTGCTCGTCGCGCTCGATCCGTTCTCCCAGGCGTTCCGGATCGGGCTGATTCTGATCGGTCTCGCCATGCTCACCGGCGCGGTGTTCCGCTGGCTGCTGCCCTCCGTGGGCATGCTTGCCGTGCGCTCCCGTTTCACGGACATCGTGACGTACGGCGCATTCGGCACCGCCATCACTCTGCTCGCGCTGATGGCGATGCCGAACCCCTGGCTGGAGCTTCCGTTCCTGGAGGCCGTGGTCCACTTCACCGTGCGTTAGCAACCCTGAGCAGCCGAGAGCGCGAGAGGGATCCCTGGAGCAGGTGTGTATCGAGACCGTCGAGGGCGGCCGGACGACCAAGGATCTGGCAGGCCTGATCGGCCCTGAGCAGCCCTGGCTGACGACCGAGCAGTTCCTGGCGGCGATCGACCGGAACCTGCGGAAGAAGCCCGCGGCCGGCTGAAGCCGGCCGCTGACGGCGCCCGTCCTCACCCCCGTGGGAGGGCGGGCGCCGTTGTATCCACAGGGTCATGGTCGCGACAAATCCCAGGCAAGAGACGCCAGTTGTCTGTGACGCGGAAGTGACCGTTCCGCCAAGCTGTAACCGGGCGGCCGGGCCGCCGTTCCGGTTTTGATGGAATGACAGATATTTCGTCGATATGCGATGCGAGTCGCGTTTGCACTCGACCGGCCCTCTGGTGTCACACCTTGGACATGTCCGATATGACAGCAAAAGGGGCTGTAAGTACGTTCATCGCAAGTCGGCTGCCCGGCCGGCGTCTGTGAGACAGAGGGAAGTGACATGCCCACGAGCACCTTCGCTGTGGCCGCTGCCGGAGTAGGCGCAGCGGTCCTGGCCACCACCGGCATCGTCTACGCCGCGACCGCCGGATCCACCCAGGCCGCCCCGTCCGTCCAGCGGGCGGCCCCGTCCGTTCAGCGGGCGGCCCCGCCTGTCCGGAAGGCGGCCCCGTCCGACCCGAAGGCGGCCCCCGCCGCCTCCGATCCGAAGGCGGCCCCCGCCGCGGCTCCCCTCGGCAGCGGTAGCGGAAAGAGGGACGAAGGCCGCGGCGAGGAGGGTCGTGGCCGTGACGAGGGGGGTCGCGGTCGCGACCACGAGCGCAGGGATCGGGGAAGGATCTACTTCAATGAACGGGAGTACTCCGCCTACGGGGACGGCTGTATCACCGCGGCCAGTGGGCTGGGCTCCAGCAGCTTCAACATCTTCAACGACAGCAAGAAAACCGTTGAGGTCTTCCGCGGGTTCACCTGCGACAACGGTGCTCCGGTCGCCGTTGTCGGCCCCTATGGCGCCACCAACGGCGTGGTGACCCCCACCGTCCACGGGGGTGCGTTCTTCGACGACGGTGTCGTGGGCAGTTTCCGCGTGATCGGCGGCTACGGCGAGTTCGGCGGCTACGACGAGTGGTGACAGTGCCACCCGGACCCCGGGAAACGCCGGCCCTCCGGAATCGGGCCGGCGTTTCCGCCCTCCCTGTTACTGCGACCGTGCCGGACAATCCCTCGACGTTCTGGACAATGCAACACCGAACGAGCATTTCGGACCGGGGGCGTGCAACGAAGAGCGTTCCGGTTCTTCGTGCTCCCGTGCGCTCCTGCCCCCGGAACTGACATCCTGGCTTGGGACATCCCCTTGGGCAGCCGGTCCTAGGGCGAAGGCGGGGGCGCGGCGGCTCGGGGGACAGACAGGCACGTACCGGGGGGACAAGGGGGAGGCAATGCCTCGTTGGAAGGCGCTACCGGAGGAACTCGATCCGCAGGTGAGGGAGTTCGCCAGCCAGCTGCGACGGCTCGTCGACCGCAGCGGACTGAGCATTTCCGCGGTGGCCGACCGTACCGGCTACAGCAAGACTTCCTGGGAGCGTTACCTCAACGGCCGGCTGCTCGCGCCCAAGGGCGCGATCATCGCGCTCGCCGACGTGACCGGCACCAACCCGGCGCATCTCGCCACCATGTGGGAGCTCGCGGAGCGCGCCTGGAGCCGTTCCGAGATGCGGCACGACATGACCATGCAGGCGATCCGGATCTCGGAGGCCCGCGCGGCGCTCGGCGAGTTCGGGCCCACCCCGGCCGCCAAGAACGGCAAGGTGCGTCCGGCGGCCGGCGCTTCCGGTACGGTCGCGCCGCCGGGAACCGGTCACGGCCAGGACCGGGGCTACTCGGCGCAGCCGCCGTCCGCCGGCGGCCCGTCCGACAGCGGAGGCGGGCGGCGCAGGGCGACGATGTTCCTGGCGGGCATCGTCGGCGCGCTGCTGCTGATCGCGGCCGCGGTGCTGCTTCTCGACCTGGGCGGCCAGGACGGCGGCAAGACGGCGAACGAGAAGCCGCCGGTCAGTCCCACCACCGCGGCCCCCGAGCTGCCGGCCGGAGTGAAGTGCGCCGGTGCCGACTGCGCGGGCCAGGACCCGGAGACCATGGGCTGCGGCGGCCAGTTCGCGACGACGACCTCCCGCGTCAAGGTGGGCGCGGCGCTCGTCGAGGTCCGATACAGCAAGACATGCGGGGCGGCGTGGGCACGTATCACCCAGGCCACACCCGGTGACAAGGTGACGATCAGCGGGGGCGCAGGGGCCGCGCAGGCCGGCACGGTCGACGCGGACAACGACGCGTACACGCCGATGGTGGCGGCGGCCGACGCCGGTACGGCCAAGGCCTGCGCGACGCTCACCACCGGTGTGAAGGGGTGCACGACGCAGCAGTGACAGCGGTAATACCGTGGGCATGTGCGGTGTCCCACAAGGGGGGCGGGGGTTGGACGCCCCCGCCTTCGGATAGCCTGGCCGCTGGGTCTCTCGACATAGAGAGATCCGGAAACAACCGGGCAGGGACACCCGCCGCCACAGCTGTCACAACGGAGATCGCCATGACCCGCACTCCTGTCAACGTCACCGTCACCGGCGCGGCCGGCCAGATCGGTTACGCGCTGCTCTTCCGCATCGCGTCCGGTCACCTGCTCGGCTCGGATGTGCCGGTCAAGCTTCGTCTCCTCGAGATCCCGCAGGGCCTGAAGGCCGCCGAGGGCACCGCCATGGAGCTCGACGACTGCGCCTTCCCGCTGCTGCGCGGCATCGAGATCACCGACGACCCGAACGTCGGCTTCGACGGCGCCAACGTCGCGCTGCTGGTCGGTGCCCGCCCGCGGACGAAGGGCATGGAGCGCGGCGACCTGCTCTCCGCCAACGGCGGCATCTTCAAGCCGCAGGGCAAGGCCATCAACGACCACGCCGCGGACGACATCAAGGTCCTGGTCGTCGGCAACCCGGCCAACACCAACGCCCTGATCGCCCAGGCCGCCGCCCCGGACGTACCGGCCGAGCGCTTCACCGCGATGACCCGCCTCGACCACAACCGCGCCATGTCGCAGCTGGCCGCGAAGACCGGCGCCACCGTCTCCGACATCAAGAAGCTGACGATCTGGGGCAACCACTCGGCCACCCAGTACCCGGACATCTTCCACGCGGAGATCGCCGGCAAGAACGCCGCCGAGGTCGTCAACGACGAGCAGTGGCTGGCCGACACCTTCATCCCGACCGTCGCCAAGCGCGGCGCCGCGATCATCGAGGCCCGTGGCGCCTCCTCGGCCGCCTCCGCCGCGAACGCCGCCATCGACCACGTCCACACCTGGGTCAACGGCACCGCCGAGGGCGACTGGACCTCCATGGGCATCCCGTCGGACGGCTCCTACGGCGTCCCGGAGGGCCTGATCTCCTCCTTCCCGGTCACCTGCAAGGACGGCAAGTACGAGATCGTCCAGGGCCTGGACATCAACGAGTTCTCCCGCACCCGCATCGACGCCTCGGTCGCCGAGCTCGCCGAGGAGCGCGACGCGGTCCGCGCGCTCGGCCTGATCTAGTACGTACGACCCGTACGACTGCCACTGTGGGGCGCCGCATTCAGCGGTGCCCCACAGTGCTGTGTACGACCGGCTTCCCCGCGCGGCGGAGCACCTGAGTCCCACAGCACGACGCGCCACCACTGTCGGGCGCCGCTCAGTCCTTCAGTATCTCGCGTGATGGTTCAGCAGATTGTTCGGCATCTTGTGTATTGCCCCAGTGGCTTACAAGGGGCTGGACGCGGTGGGCGGCCCGGTGCCGGGGGTGCAGGCGGGGGCTCGGCGGGTGAGGGAGTGGGCAGGGCGACGCCGCGCTCGACGGCGATCCTCGCCGCGATCTCCCCAGCATCGGCAGAGATGGGGGCCGGCCGAAGCAGGTCGCGCTCGGCGGCGAGGGTCGCCGCGGTGATGCCGGGACGCCTTTCCGCGCTGGGCGGCCGCCTGACGGTGCCACCCCCACCTGCGGGTTCGTGCCGGGTGCGGCACTTCGGCCTGACGGCGTGTGCAGGGAACAGGGGATCGTCGTGGCTCGAGTGCGCCACGAAGCGCGAGAACGGGAAGAGGGGACTGCTGGTGAGGTGGCTCGAAACGGACTTTGGCCTGTATGTGCTGTGCCCGAATGCGTATGTGGCGGACTGGGATGGCACCGAGGCTGACGCGGTGGCTGCCGATTCAGTCGGCAAGATCAGTCTGCCGGGCCATGGCGACGTCGTGACGCTGGGGGGTGAACCCCTCCCCATCGCCTATATCCAGCATGCCATGACGTTCGTTCGCTGGGTGGCCGCCGATGACGATCAAGGACTGGAGCGGGCGGTGGAGGCCGCCAGGGAATCCTCGGACTGGCAGGACCTCTTCGAGATTGCCCTCGAAGGCCGGTACACGCTCTTGGACTCTGCGATGCGTGGGAGTGATGTCAGTGATTCGGACATCTTCCGCATCGACGTTCCGAAGGGAAAATACCGAGTGCAGTCTCTTTCCATCTTCCCGGGCGATGAATCGGAGTTCCGGCTCGACCGGCTTATCCTCGCCTGACCCCTATTCCTTCTGTGCTGATCATTCGGAAGGGGGCGCGCAGCTGCGGACCAAGCGGACTATTCTGTCGAGTCGAGCCTGCGAGGAGGAGCCGATGACCACAGCGCCCATCGCCGACTCGGGTATCCCGCCCATGCCCGAGCGCAATCCCAAGGCCCTGCGCGCCGCCATCGCGGAGAACGCTCCTGCTCTCCTGCCTGATTTCGATGCCCACTGGCAGCGCGCGATCGCCGACACCTTCGACCTCGCGCCGGTCCCAGCGTTCCTGGCCCGCTGGTGGGGCGAGTACGCCATCGCGCGCGACCCGCTTCTGGAGGCCAAGGTGCGCCGCCTGGAAGACGAGGCCGCTCAAGCGGCCGACATCGACCGCGCCAGGGCGCTCCTCGAAGAAGCCGGACACCTCCGCCGAGAAGCCCGACAGGTGGAACCCGGACAGTGACCGACGACTTCATGGGCCCGCCCTGGCAGGCGGACTGGGTGGAGGAATGCGCCGCCTACCGGGACTCGCTTCCCGAGCACGTACGCAAGACGATCAGGGATGGCATGGCCGAACTGGTCACTGCCCGGAACCCGTACCTGCCTGACGACGAGCTGCCAGAAGGTTTCCACCTCGAACCGGCCAGGTCGACCCGCCCCCGGGGGCCCCACATCCTGAACTTCGATCATGGCCGGGGATGGCTCCGCTTCGTTTCCGTACGCCGTGTCGAAGACCCGCAGATCGTCGTGGAAGAACTGTTCTGGCAGTGATGGCGATGGCAGTGGGCTTCTTCAGGGCCGGCCCGTAGCCGCCGGAGCCGGCCCGCCGCACGGTGCGCGTCAGCGTACGGGGCCGTATTCCTGAGCGATCTCCGCTACGGCCGCCATCGCGCGGCGGTGCAGGCCGGGGCCGAACGTGACGCGGGTGGCGCCCAGTTCGCCGAGTCGCTGCGGCGACGGGCCGCCGGGCAGGGCGAGTGCGTTCAGCGGGGCCGGGATCGCGGCGGCCAGCACCTTCAGCTCCTCGGTCGGGGCCATGATCGGGTAGATGCAGTCGACTCCCGCCTCCACGTACAGCAGCGCGCGGGCGACCGCCTCGGCCGGGTCGGTGACGCCATGCAGGAACGTGTCCACGCGGGCGTTGACGAAGAGCCGGTCGCCCGCCTCGGCCCGTACCTCGGCCAGCCACTCCGCATGGGCGTGCGGGTCCTTGAGGACGCCCCCGGAGGAGTCCTCCAGGTTGCAGCCGACCGCACCGGTGTCCAGGATCCGGGCCACCAGTTCCTTCGGCGCGAGGCCATAGCCGTCCTCGACATCGGCCGACACCGGGATGTCCACCGCACGGGCGATACGGGCCACGGCCGCGAACATCTCGTCGGCCGGGGTCTCCCCGTCCTCGTACCCCAGCGACGCCGACACCCCCGCGCTCGGCGTGGCCAGGGCGGGGAAGCCGGCATCGGCGAAGACCCGGGCACTGGCCGCGTCCCACGGGCCGGGCAGGACGAGCGTCCGCCCGGTGTGGTGCAGGGCCCGGAACTCGGCGGCAGTCATGTCAGAGCCCCTTGTACTTGCCGGGCTTGTAGTGACCGGGCACCATGCGGGTGCTCACCGCGAAGCGGTTCCAGGCGTTGATCGCGGTGATCGCCGCGATGAGCTGGGACAGTTCGGTCTCGTCGAAGTGCTTGGCCGCCTTCTCGAACACCTCGTCCGGAACGAAACCGTCCGTCAGGACGGTGACGGCCTCGGTGAGTTCGATCGCGGCGATCTCCTTCGCCGTGTAGAAGTGCTTCGATTCCTCCCAGGCGCTCAGCTGCACGATCCGCTCGACGGACTCGCCGGCCGCGAGGGCGTCCTTGGTGTGCATGTCGATACAGAAGGCGCAGTGGTTGATCTGCGAGGCACGGATCTTGACGAGTTCGTAGAGCGCCGGGTCGAGGTCCTTCCTGGCCGCGATGTCCAGGTTGACCATGGCCTTGTACACGTCGGGGGCGTGCTTGGCCCACTGCAGGCGGGGGGTGTGTTCGGGCAGGTATTCCGGGTTCGCTGTGGTCATGTGGACGAACCTAGGCGACCGGTAGCCCAGGAGTATGGTCCACTTCCATGACGGATTCCCGGGCCACTCTTACGGGCGTAGATCTCCACATCGAGCCGGCCGGCTCCGGTCTGCGTACGGGCCTGATGGACGCGCTGCGCGAGGCGGTGCGCACCGGCAGGCTGGCCCCCGGCACCCGGCTGCCCTCCTCCCGCTCCCTCGCCGCCGACCTCGGCATCGCCCGGAACACCGTCGCCGACGCCTACGCCGAACTGGTCGCCGAGGGCTGGCTCACCGCCCGGCAGGGTTCCGGCACACGGGTCGCCCAGCGGTCCGCGCCGCGCCGGCCTGTACCTGCCCCCGCACCCCGCAGACCGGCCCGCCGGCGTCCGGCGTACAGCCTGATGCCCGGCCAACCCGACCTCGCCTCCTTCCCCCGCGCGGAGTGGCTCAAGGCGGCCCGCCGGGCGCTGACGGCGGCGCCCAACGAGGCCTTCGGATACGGAGATCCGTGCGGCCGCGTGGAGCTGCGCACCGTGCTCGCCGACTATCTGGCGCGGGCGCGCGGCGTGTATGCCGAGCCGGACCGGATCGTCGTCTGCTCCGGTTTCGTGCACGGGCTGATGCTGATGGCCAAGGTGCTGCGGCGGCGGCGGCGCGTGCGTGAGGTGGCGGTCGAGTCGTACGGGCTCGATGTGCACTGGGACCTGCTCAGGGAGCGCGGACTGAGGCTGCCCGCCCTGCCGCTCGACGGCCTCGGCACGCGCACGGACGCACTGGGCGCCCAGGGCGCGGTGCTGATGA includes these proteins:
- the purN gene encoding phosphoribosylglycinamide formyltransferase, coding for MASPPSSARPARIVVLVSGSGTNLQALLDAIAADPDGFGARIVAVGADRDDITGLERATRAGLPTFVCKVTDYGSRAEWDAALAEAVSAYEPDLVVSAGFMKIVGQEFLARFGGRTVNTHPALLPSFPGAHGVRDALAYGAKVTGCTVHFVDDGVDTGPIIAQGVVEVRDEDDEAALHERIKEVERTLLVEVVGRLARDGYRIEGRKVHVGE
- the purH gene encoding bifunctional phosphoribosylaminoimidazolecarboxamide formyltransferase/IMP cyclohydrolase, with amino-acid sequence MTAEGNKRPIRRALVSVYDKTGLEELARGLHEAGVQLVSTGSTAGRIAAAGVPVTKVEELTGFPECLDGRVKTLHPRVHAGILADLRLESHRAQLAELGVEPFDLVVVNLYPFRETVASGATPDECVEQIDIGGPSMVRAAAKNHPSVAIVTSPERYADVIAAVKDGGFDLATRKRLAAEAFQHTAAYDVAVASWFAGEYAPADESSFPDFLGATFERKNVLRYGENPHQGAALYVNGQGGLAEAEQLHGKEMSFNNYTDTEAARRAAYDHSEPAVAIIKHANPCGIATGADVAEAHRKAHACDPLSAFGGVIAVNRPVSVAMAEQVAEIFTEVIVAPDYEDGAVEILARKKNIRVLRCPEAPAAPVEVKPIDGGALLQVTDRLQAAGDDPANWTLATGEALGAEELAELAFAWKACRAVKSNAILLAKDGASVGVGMGQVNRVDSAKLAVERAGAERAQGSYAASDAFFPFPDGLQILIDAGVRAVVQPGGSVRDELVVEAAQKAGVTMYFTGTRHFFH
- a CDS encoding RDD family protein produces the protein MSFGDPNNPYGQQPQQGGQPGYGYPQQQPGVPQQPGVPPQPGYGYPQQPGQPYGAVPPQAPGTLQANNGYINVAGLGTVQVATMGRRLGARLIDAVAIGVLYFILSAIGVAGVFGLAKSADDCGDYMDPGYQSCIDDAAGGIIATFFGMMLIFFLVTLLYEWLMIAFAGATLGKMALGLKVVKENTGQVPGVGGGFIRWIIPIVGAFLCYIGMILVYLSPFFDNSGKLQGWHDRAAGTLVIKK
- a CDS encoding bifunctional methylenetetrahydrofolate dehydrogenase/methenyltetrahydrofolate cyclohydrolase — protein: MTAQILDGKATAAAIKSDLTARVAALKAKGITPGLGTVLVGDDPGSHKYVAGKHRDCAEVGIASIQRELPATATQEEIEAVVRELNDDPECTGYIVQLPLPKGIDENRILELMDPAKDADGLHPTNLGRLVLNEPAPLPCTPFGIVQLLRRYGVELNGAEVVVVGRGTTIGRPMPLLLTRRSENSTVTQCHTGTRDLSAHLRRADIIVAAAGVPHIVKPEDVKPGAAVLDVGVSRDENGKIVGDVHPGVAEVAGWLSPNPGGVGPMTRAQLLVNVVEAAERAAAAS
- a CDS encoding DUF3017 domain-containing protein produces the protein MAVRPNDGIGTEAGSNGSVPARGGSHGAGDADVNGTAAAGADGRDATALAASGATAHEAAPAVAGRDGRTATSRGGDAARGTSAETGGAGPAARTSRRFQVVTQDTARPEGGGRAAPGDAPAPARQWPLLTVIGVAGAGLLLVALDPFSQAFRIGLILIGLAMLTGAVFRWLLPSVGMLAVRSRFTDIVTYGAFGTAITLLALMAMPNPWLELPFLEAVVHFTVR
- a CDS encoding XRE family transcriptional regulator — protein: MPRWKALPEELDPQVREFASQLRRLVDRSGLSISAVADRTGYSKTSWERYLNGRLLAPKGAIIALADVTGTNPAHLATMWELAERAWSRSEMRHDMTMQAIRISEARAALGEFGPTPAAKNGKVRPAAGASGTVAPPGTGHGQDRGYSAQPPSAGGPSDSGGGRRRATMFLAGIVGALLLIAAAVLLLDLGGQDGGKTANEKPPVSPTTAAPELPAGVKCAGADCAGQDPETMGCGGQFATTTSRVKVGAALVEVRYSKTCGAAWARITQATPGDKVTISGGAGAAQAGTVDADNDAYTPMVAAADAGTAKACATLTTGVKGCTTQQ